From a region of the Fischerella sp. JS2 genome:
- the rlmD gene encoding 23S rRNA (uracil(1939)-C(5))-methyltransferase RlmD, producing MTNSFWKQGELIEVQITDTTDTGDGVGRSHERVVFVPDTVPGDRAIVRLVHVKSNYAHAKLKQILQPSIHRIRPSCIVADKCGGCQWQHIDYEYQLEAKRNQVIQALERIGGFVQPPVDLVLRAASPLGYRNKVTYPMGVSATGNVQTGYYQKASHQLINLNQCPVQDPRLNSLLAGIKQDIQKQNWAIYNEKDHTGIIRHLGLRIGRRTGEILLTLVVKDWDLPGIKEQAQEWFNRYPTLVGVCLNYNSKRTNTIFGRETRCIVGTGYLREEFAGLEFQVRPDTFFQVSTETAETLLQVIQSELHLQGTEVLLDAYCGVGTLTLPLAKQVHQAIGLEIQPEAVEQAICNAQNNQIHNVTFITGAVEKLLPQLEIKPDIVLLDPPRKGCDRQVVETLLTFQPERIVYVSCKVATLARDLKLLCENDVYTLTRVQPADFFPQTAHVEAAAFLVRSQLL from the coding sequence ATGACTAATTCTTTTTGGAAACAAGGTGAGTTAATAGAAGTTCAGATCACAGACACAACTGATACAGGCGATGGTGTAGGACGATCGCATGAACGGGTGGTGTTTGTACCAGATACTGTACCAGGCGATCGCGCTATTGTCCGTCTAGTACACGTCAAATCTAACTATGCCCACGCTAAGCTTAAACAAATATTACAACCCTCGATCCACCGCATTCGACCAAGCTGCATTGTCGCTGATAAATGTGGTGGTTGCCAGTGGCAACATATAGATTATGAATATCAGCTAGAAGCGAAACGCAATCAAGTTATTCAAGCTTTAGAACGTATCGGTGGTTTTGTCCAACCACCTGTAGATTTGGTTTTAAGGGCTGCTTCGCCTCTGGGTTATCGCAATAAAGTCACCTATCCTATGGGTGTATCTGCAACTGGAAATGTCCAAACAGGCTACTACCAAAAAGCTAGCCATCAATTAATTAATTTAAATCAATGTCCAGTCCAAGATCCACGATTAAATTCTTTATTGGCAGGAATTAAACAAGATATTCAAAAGCAAAATTGGGCAATTTATAACGAAAAAGACCACACAGGAATAATACGTCATCTTGGATTACGCATCGGTCGGCGGACAGGAGAAATATTATTAACTTTGGTTGTAAAAGATTGGGATTTACCAGGTATTAAAGAGCAAGCACAGGAATGGTTTAATCGCTATCCTACTTTAGTAGGAGTTTGTTTAAACTATAACTCGAAACGCACAAATACTATTTTTGGTAGGGAAACTCGTTGTATTGTCGGTACTGGTTATCTGCGAGAAGAATTTGCCGGGTTAGAATTTCAGGTACGTCCAGACACGTTTTTCCAGGTTTCCACGGAGACGGCAGAGACATTGTTACAGGTTATTCAATCAGAACTGCATTTACAAGGAACTGAAGTGTTACTTGATGCCTATTGTGGTGTCGGTACGTTAACTTTGCCACTAGCAAAACAAGTTCACCAAGCAATTGGGTTGGAAATACAACCAGAGGCGGTAGAACAGGCAATTTGTAATGCTCAAAACAATCAAATTCATAATGTGACTTTTATAACAGGTGCAGTGGAAAAATTACTGCCACAACTGGAAATTAAACCAGATATTGTTTTGCTAGATCCCCCACGCAAAGGATGCGATCGCCAAGTTGTTGAAACTTTATTAACATTTCAACCAGAACGTATCGTTTATGTCAGCTGTAAAGTCGCAACCCTGGCACGCGATTTGAAATTACTTTGCGAAAATGATGTATATACTCTTACACGTGTACAACCAGCAGATTTTTTTCCTCAAACCGCCCATGTAGAAGCAGCAGCTTTTCTTGTGCGATCGCAGTTGCTTTAA
- a CDS encoding allophycocyanin subunit alpha-B yields MTVVSQVILKADDELRYPSSGELKSIKEFLQTGEQRVRIASTLAENEKKIVQEATKQLWQKRPDFISPGGNAYGERQRALCIRDFGWYLRLITYGVLAGDKEPIEKIGLIGVREMYNSLGVPVPGMVEAINCLKKASLDLLNTGDSAEAAPYFDYIIQAMS; encoded by the coding sequence ATGACTGTAGTAAGCCAAGTTATTCTCAAAGCCGACGACGAACTGCGTTATCCCAGCAGTGGTGAACTCAAAAGCATCAAAGAGTTTTTACAAACCGGCGAACAGCGCGTACGCATTGCTAGTACGCTAGCTGAAAATGAAAAAAAGATTGTTCAGGAAGCTACCAAACAGCTTTGGCAAAAGCGTCCTGATTTTATCTCACCAGGAGGTAATGCCTACGGAGAACGCCAACGTGCTTTATGTATCCGTGATTTTGGCTGGTATTTACGCCTAATTACTTATGGTGTACTTGCCGGCGACAAAGAACCAATCGAAAAAATTGGTTTGATTGGTGTGCGAGAAATGTACAATTCCTTGGGTGTTCCTGTACCTGGAATGGTAGAAGCCATCAACTGCTTGAAAAAAGCCTCCCTTGATTTACTGAATACAGGCGACTCTGCTGAAGCAGCACCTTACTTTGATTACATCATTCAAGCGATGTCTTAA